A genome region from Triticum aestivum cultivar Chinese Spring chromosome 2B, IWGSC CS RefSeq v2.1, whole genome shotgun sequence includes the following:
- the LOC123041542 gene encoding cytochrome P450 71A9 → MASLQAPELLACLVVVVATLLLLLKQLLAPSKRHSASPSIPRPRGLPLIGNLHQLGALPHDSLAALAAKHDAPLMLLRLGSVPTLVVSSADAARAAFQHNDRAMSGRPALYAAARFSYGLQNISFAPPEGAFWRAARRACLSELLGAPRVRGFREAREGEAAALVAAVADASGAGAAVDLSELLLAASNKIVRRVAFGGDDGGEGGAEASAVLKETQRLLGAFWVADYVPWLRWLDAPRGLRGRLERNFHQLDAFYESVIDSHLKRRASSSADEEEDLVDVLLRLHADPAHRSTFSSRDQIKGILTDMFIAGTDTSAATVEWTMTELVNHPDILAKAHHEVRSVVGDNGMVREPDLPGLSYLKLVIKESMRLHPPVPLLVPRETTEACTVHGCEIPAGTRVLVNAKAIGAHAGAWGADAAQFVPERHEHGEDLGDFKPWHDSFALVPFGIGRRSCPGVHFATAVVELVLANLLFSFDWSPPLGKVDAEEENGLTVYRKNPLVLFAKPRRCA, encoded by the exons ATGGCGTCGCTCCAAGCTCCCGAGCTCTTGGCatgcctcgtcgtcgtcgtcgccaccctcctcctcctcctcaagcaaCTGCTCGCGCCAAGCAAGAGACACTCCGCCTCACCCTCCATCCCGCGCCCGAGGGGCCTGCCCCTCATCGGCAACCTCCACCAGCTCGGCGCACTCCCGCACGACTCCCTCGCCGCGCTCGCCGCCAAGCACGACGCGCCTCTCATGCTGCTCCGCCTCGGCTCCGTGCCGACGCTCGTCGTCTCCTCCGCCGACGCGGCGCGCGCCGCGTTCCAGCACAACGACCGCGCCATGTCCGGCCGCCCGGCGCTCTACGCGGCCGCCAGGTTCTCCTACGGCCTGCAGAACATCTCCTTCGCGCCGCCGGAAGGCGCCTTCTGGCGCGCCGCGCGCCGCGCTTGCCTGTCCGAGCTCCTCGGCGCCCCGCGTGTGCGCGGGTTCCGCGAGGCCAGGGAGGGCGAGGccgccgcgctcgtcgccgccgtggccgaCGCGTCCGGAGCCGGCGCTGCTGTGGACCTCAGCGAGCTTCTCCTCGCCGCAAGCAACAAGATTGTGCGACGTGTCGCcttcggcggcgacgacggcggcgaagGTGGCGCGGAGGCGAGTGCTGTCCTCAAGGAGACGCAGAGGCTTCTTGGTGCTTTCTGGGTCGCCGACTACGTGCCGTGGCTCAGGTGGCTGGACGCGCCGCGTGGCCTGCGGGGGCGTCTGGAGCGGAACTTCCACCAGCTCGATGCGTTCTACGAGAGCGTGATCGACAGTCACCTCAAAAGGCGAGCATCCTCCtccgccgacgaggaggaggacttGGTCGACGTGCTCCTCCGCCTGCATGCCGACCCGGCTCACCGGAGCACGTTCAGCAGTCGCGACCAGATCAAAGGCATCCTCACG GACATGTTCATTGCCGGGACCGATACGTCGGCGGCGACGGTGGAATGGACGATGACGGAGCTGGTCAACCACCCGGACATCCTCGCCAAGGCGCACCACGAGGTGCGCAGCGTGGTCGGCGACAACGGCATGGTCCGGGAACCCGATCTCCCGGGGCTCAGCTACCTGAAGCTGGTCATCAAGGAGTCCATGAGGCTGCACCCGCCGGTGCCGCTCCTGGTGCCCCGGGAGACCACCGAGGCATGCACGGTCCACGGCTGCGAGATACCGGCCGGGACGCGGGTGCTCGTCAACGCGAAGGCCATCGGCGCGCACGCCGGCGCGTGGGGCGCCGACGCGGCGCAGTTCGTCCCCGAGCGGCATGAGCACGGCGAGGACCTCGGCGACTTCAAGCCGTGGCACGACAGCTTCGCGCTGGTGCCGTTCGGGATCGGGCGGAGGAGCTGCCCCGGCGTGCACTTCGCGACGGCCGTGGTGGAGCTGGTGCTGGCCAACCTGCTCTTCTCCTTTGACTGGAGCCCGCCGCTCGGCAAGGTGGACGCTGAGGAGGAGAACGGGTTGACCGTGTACAGGAAGAACCCTCTCGTACTGTTCGCGAAACCACGGAGATGCGCGTAG
- the LOC123045769 gene encoding pentatricopeptide repeat-containing protein At1g08070, chloroplastic, whose translation MATAAVVSAAALPAAPSPSPVRYTPRRAALRDVPQLHAALLKSGELTTSPESFHSFLEATALPSPATTAAHLSYAIRLLRLGPHPPLSARSYNILIRALFRAGHPEDALHLFVEMLDAAIAANVCPDQHTIANTVKSCARMYALATGRSVQAYAVKLGFMADQFVLNSLIHMYASCGDVAAAQVLFNTVEEKGVVTWNAMIAGYVKNGDWKEVVEMFKGMLEVQAPFDEVTLVSVATACGKIGDSKLGERIGVYAEEKGMVRNRNLATALVDMYAKCGELDKARRLFDRMHSRDVVAWSAMISGYTQADRCREALTIFNEMQATEVNPNDVTMVSVLSACAVLGALEMGKWVHSYIRRKALPLTVVLGTALVDFYAKCGCIEDAVKAFESMPVRNSWTWTALIKGMASNGRGREALELFSSMREANIEPTDVTFIGVLLACSHNCLVEEGRRHFDSMTQDYGIHPRIEHYGCMVDLLGRAGLIDEAHQFIRNMPIEPNAVVWRALLSACTVHKNVEIGEEALKQIIPLDPCHSGNYILLSNTYASVGQWKEAAMIRKEMNERGIKKIPGCSLIELDGTIFEFFAEDSEHPQSREIYEKVDEMIENIKMAGYVPNTADARLDVDESEKQVSVSHHSEKLAIAFGLMKSRPGATIRLSKNLRVCVDCHSATKLISKVYNREIVVRDRNRFHHFKDGLCSCNDYW comes from the coding sequence AtggccaccgccgccgtcgtctcggCGGCGGCTCTCcccgccgcgccgtcgccgtcgccggtgcGTTATACACCCCGCCGAGCGGCGCTTCGCGACGTGCCTCAGCTCCACGCGGCTCTGCTCAAGTCCGGTGAGCTCACCACTTCGCCAGAGTCCTTCCACTCCTTCCTCGAGGCTACCGCGCTGCCGTCGCCGGCCACCACCGCGGCCCACCTCTCCTACGCGATCCGCCTGCTCCGCCTAGGCCCCCACCCGCCCCTCTCCGCGCGGTCGTACAACATCCTTATCCGTGCCCTCTTCCGCGCGGGCCACCCGGAGGATGCCCTCCACCTGTTCGTCGAAATGCTCGATGCTGCCATTGCTGCCAACGTCTGCCCCGACCAGCACACCATTGCTAACACCGTAAAGTCCTGCGCCAGGATGTATGCCTTGGCTACAGGGCGCAGTGTTCAGGCGTACGCTGTCAAGCTTGGGTTCATGGCCGATCAGTTTGTGCTGAACAGCTTGATACATATGTACGCGAGCTGTGGGGATGTCGCAGCGGCACAGGTGCTGTTCAACACAGTGGAGGAAAAGGGTGTGGTTACATGGAATGCGATGATAGCGGGGTACGTTAAGAATGGAGACTGGAAGGAGGTAGTGGAGATGTTTAAGGGTATGCTTGAGGTTCAGGCACCATTTGATGAAGTCACATTGGTGAGTGTTGCCACAGCATGCGGAAAAATAGGTGATTCTAAGCTCGGCGAGCGGATTGGAGTTTATGCAGAGGAGAAGGGAATGGTGAGGAACAGAAACTTGGCAACTGCGCTGGTTGACATGTATGCCAAGTGTGGAGAACTTGATAAGGCGCGCAGATTGTTTGACAGGATGCACTCCCGGGATGTGGTTGCTTGGAGCGCGATGATCTCTGGCTACACTCAAGCCGACCGTTGTCGAGAGGCACTTACTATTTTCAATGAGATGCAGGCTACCGAGGTGAACCCGAATGACGTAACCATGGTCAGTGTGCTCTCTGCCTGTGCTGTCCTGGGTGCACTTGAGATGGGCAAGTGGGTGCATTCATACATAAGGAGAAAGGCCTTGCCCCTTACAGTTGTTCTCGGCACTGCGCTGGTGGACTTCTATGCAAAGTGTGGATGCATTGAAGATGCAGTCAAGGCATTTGAGTCGATGCCTGTGAGGAATTCTTGGACGTGGACAGCCTTGATAAAGGGCATGGCAAGCAACGGAAGAGGCAGAGAAGCGCTGGAGCTCTTCTCTTCCATGCGGGAGGCCAATATTGAGCCTACAGATGTCACATTCATTGGTGTTCTCCTAGCTTGCAGCCACAACTGCTTAGTTGAGGAGGGTCGCCGGCATTTTGATAGTATGACCCAGGATTATGGCATCCATCCAAGGATTGAGCACTATGGCTGTATGGTTGATCTGTTGGGACGGGCAGGTTTGATTGATGAGGCGCACCAGTTTATCAGGAATATGCCAATTGAGCCAAATGCAGTTGTCTGGAGGGCACTGCTGTCTGCTTGCACGGTTCACAAAAATGTTGAAATCGGAGAAGAAGCCCTGAAGCAGATCATCCCACTAGATCCCTGTCACAGTGGTAACTACATACTTCTATCAAACACCTATGCATCAGTGGGACAATGGAAAGAGGCAGCTATGATTCGGAAGGAAATGAACGAGAGAGGGATCAAGAAAATTCCTGGGTGCAGTCTCATTGAGCTGGATGGGACGATCTTCGAGTTCTTTGCTGAAGACAGCGAACACCCCCAGTCGAGGGAGATATATGAGAAAGTGGATGAGATGATTGAAAACATCAAGATGGCGGGGTACGTCCCAAATACAGCTGACGCAAGGCTAGATGTTGATGAATCTGAGAAGCAAGTGTCCGTTTCGCATCACAGCGAGAAGCTGGCCATTGCGTTTGGCCTGATGAAGTCGCGCCCTGGCGCAACGATCCGGCTGTCGAAGAACCTGAGAGTGTGCGTGGACTGCCACTCCGCCACGAAGTTGATCTCCAAGGTGTACAACAGGGAGATTGTTGTTCGAGACAGGAACAGGTTTCACCATTTCAAGGATGGATTGTGCTCCTGCAATGATTACTGGTGA
- the LOC123045770 gene encoding glycosyl hydrolase 5 family protein yields MASSSPTQLLLGLLLVLLASARAASVSLPALPLSTTSRWVVDADGRRVKLVCANWAAHLEPVAAEGLSRRGVGDIAARVAAMGFNCVRLTWPTYLATNATLSSLPLRWSLERLGLRESAAGVRVNNPDLLDLPLIDVFREVVSALSSNSIMVILDNQMTTPGWCCSRTDGNGFFGDKYFDPEEWLKGLSAMATMFRDTENVVGMSLRNELRGPYQNVSLWYRYMQQGAEAVHAANPNVLVILSGLDFDNSLSFLSPKQVKLSFTGKLVFEQHWYGFSDGTDWENWNQNDACGVAVESIRTKGLFLLQQGWPLFFSEIGFDMSGTHIADNRYLTCFLSVAAEMDLDWAVWALEGSYYIREGILAYDETYGLLTWDWYTARNPSLIERINSLQSPFQGPGLPSSHKPYNVIFHPLTGLCVLVESTNVLKLGPCHESNAWNYTSAHELVLKHTGQCLEAKSVGDTAKLGTGCSKSCSKWQLISDSGMHVSSEITKNGTRVCLEAGPDGVITTDQCKCLTEDPSCDPESQWFKVISSSRGIPGEASVLRLPSLGPWPPTSSSSR; encoded by the exons ATGGCTTCTTCCTCTCCAACTCAGctgctcctcggcctcctcctcgtcctcctagCGTCCGCGCGCGCCGCCTCGGTCTCGCTCCCGGCGCTGCCGCTCTCGACGACGTCGCGGTGGGTGGTGGATGCGGATGGGCGGCGCGTGAAGCTGGTCTGCGCGAACTGGGCGGCGCACCTGGAGCCCGTGGCCGCGGAGGGCCTGTCCCGGCGCGGCGTGGGGGACATCGCGGCGCGCGTCGCGGCGATGGGGTTCAACTGCGTGAGGCTCACCTGGCCGACCTACCTCGCCACCAACGCCACGCTCTCGTCGCTGCCGCTGCGGTGGTCGCTGGAGCGCCTCGGCCTGCGGGAGTCCGCCGCCGGCGTACGTGTCAACAACCCAGACCTCCTGGACCTGCCCCTCATCGACGTGTTCCGG GAAGTGGTGTCAGCTTTGTCCAGCAACAGTATTATGGTCATACTTGATAACCAAATGACCACTCCAGGATGGTGCTGTAGCAGAACTGATGGTAATGGCTTCTTTGGAGACAAATACTTTGACCCTGAAGAATGGTTGAAGGGCCTCAGTGCAATGGCAACAATGTTTAGGGACACAGAGAATGTTGTCGGCATGAGTTTGCGTAATGAGCTTCGTGGCCCCTACCAAAATGTTAGTTTGTGGTACAG GTATATGCAACAGGGTGCTGAAGCTGTGCATGCAGCAAACCCTAATGTCCTTGTTATTTTGTCGGGCCTGGATTTTGATAACAGTCTCTCCTTCTTGTCCCCAAAGCAAGTTAAGCTGTCATTTACTGGAAAGTTAGTCTTCGAACAGCATTGGTATGGTTTCTCAGATGGAACCGATTGGGAAAATTGGAACCAAAATGATGCTTGTGGAGTGGCCGTCGAGTCCATAAGGACTAAAGGactctttcttcttcaacaaggATGGCCGTTATTTTTCTCTGAGATTGGGTTTGACATGTCTGGCACGCATATTGCTGACAATCGTTATCTTACGTGCTTCTTGAGTGTAGCAGCTGAAATGGATCTGGATTGGGCTGTTTGGGCTCTAGAAGGGAGTTACTATATCAGGGAGGGTATTCTAGCTTACGATGAAACATATGGTTTGCTAACATGGGATTGGTATACAGCTAGAAACCCCAGCTTAATTGAAAGGATCAATTCTCTGCAATCTCCATTTCAAG GTCCTGGTCTACCGAGCAGTCACAAACCATACAACGTAATATTTCATCCTCTAACCGGGCTCTGCGTGTTGGTGGAATCTACGAATGTTCTTAAGCTGGGTCCATGCCATGAATCGAACGCTTGGAACTACACCTCCGCGCATGAGCTTGTGCTGAAGCACACCGGGCAATGCCTTGAAGCCAAGTCTGTGGGTGATACTGCAAAGCTTGGGACTGGCTGCAGCAAATCCTGTTCAAAGTGGCAGCTAATATCTGATTCAGGAATGCATGTTTCGTCCGAAATCACTAAGAATGGGACCAGAGTGTGCTTGGAAGCCGGTCCTGACGGCGTCATCACCACAGATCAATGCAAGTGCCTGACTGAAGATCCAAGTTGCGACCCTGAGAGTCAGTGGTTCAAAGTTATATCGAGTAGTAGAGGCATACCAGGTGAGGCCTCTGTTCTGCGGTTGCCATCTCTTGGACCCTGGCCTCCAACCTCAAGTTCATCGCGGTAG